From Parafrankia irregularis, the proteins below share one genomic window:
- a CDS encoding DEAD/DEAH box helicase, with protein sequence MLPAELRDVDRGHLRVAVGDTTYRRGLGYAQEGAVLQVSWRPAGNTLAGVVAGSHAERYLTTVQFTGVGSGEQWWFEGGRCTCPVGLDCKHAVALVLAAATRAGDAGAEARADSGGAGSGGANGAPARRAGATDPRDWASSLSALIGERSATNEPHGTTPLAIELTLSAEPAGVPAARSSRGGRGRRRSGGRGGAGHGAGHGDGLSVGVRARLVKAGKTGWINALPWSRLNSPYGAQRDDYLPAHLRILREMYAVYLSGQEETGYGAYVYGDVKYLDLGAFTSPRLWPLLDEAAAAGVRLVHGNRRLGDIERYGSVELCLDVTSSDADAEGEGDIEAGAAELTVAPLLFLTDVDADLGGDVDADADAAFAVATIAFIGDHGVVGIDGAEIAASDRPEDWNLRLVRLSVPASAALIQMTMETEVLRIPAAEQPRFVEEFYPRLRRVARIISSDGSFEPPVITPPELVLRADFGPSHAVEIAWEWAYTVGGTRQRTPLASDSAVAGGFRDEVAEAEILAGLRLPPGSTALLAPGGGGYMPRSPGDEYVSADPVRLAGVETMRFATGLLPQLTGVDGLTVEVGGRPADYREAGELLRIEVSTDDVPGETDWFDLGVAVTLAGREIPFAALLAALSRQESYLLLDDGAYLSLDRPDLRALRTLVEEAKALRDAPGAGSGSDGELRISRFQAGLWEELTGIGVVVRQAEAWRRQVSGLLALDAAGAKEPPDTLQATLRPYQADGFRWLTFLWGCQLGGILADDMGLGKTVQSLALICHARETDPGQPPFLIVAPTSVVANWAAEAARFAPSLRVAAITDTLRRRGGSLPEIIAGADVVVTSYTLFRLDNEAYSAVSWAGLVLDEAQTVKNHQSKAYQCARLLPAPFKLAVTGTPLENNVMELWSLLSITAPGLFPNRGRFDAYYARRIEKQGDAERLAQLRRRIRPLMLRRTKEQVAPELPAKQEQILEVELHTRHRRIYQTHLQRERQKILGLIGDLNRNRFTILRSLTALRQLSLHAGLVDDEHDDTPSAKIDVLLEQLRDVADGGHRALVFSQFTRFLGRVRETLTAAGIEHCYLDGSTRDRPEVLRRFKEGSAPVFLISLKAGGSGLNLTEADYCFLLDPWWNPATEAQAVDRTHRIGQSRNVMVYRLVARDTIEEKVMALKARKAELFSGVMDSGEFVDTALDADDIRQLLS encoded by the coding sequence ATGCTGCCCGCCGAGTTGCGCGACGTCGATCGGGGCCATCTGCGGGTCGCTGTGGGTGACACCACCTACCGGCGTGGGCTTGGGTACGCCCAGGAGGGAGCCGTCCTCCAGGTGTCGTGGCGCCCGGCGGGGAACACCCTGGCCGGTGTGGTCGCGGGAAGCCACGCAGAGCGGTACCTGACCACCGTGCAGTTCACCGGCGTCGGCTCCGGTGAGCAGTGGTGGTTCGAGGGCGGGCGGTGCACCTGCCCGGTCGGCCTCGACTGCAAGCACGCCGTCGCGCTGGTGCTGGCGGCGGCCACCCGCGCCGGCGATGCCGGTGCCGAGGCCCGTGCCGACTCGGGCGGCGCCGGTTCGGGCGGTGCCAACGGAGCCCCTGCGCGCCGGGCTGGCGCCACCGATCCACGGGACTGGGCGTCGTCGCTGTCGGCCCTGATCGGCGAGCGGTCGGCCACGAACGAGCCGCACGGCACGACGCCGCTCGCCATCGAGCTGACGCTATCCGCCGAGCCCGCCGGAGTGCCGGCGGCGCGGTCGAGCCGTGGCGGGAGGGGCCGTCGGCGCAGTGGCGGAAGGGGCGGCGCAGGTCACGGGGCCGGTCACGGCGACGGGCTGTCAGTGGGTGTGCGGGCACGGCTGGTGAAGGCGGGGAAGACCGGCTGGATCAACGCGCTCCCCTGGTCGAGGCTGAACTCTCCGTACGGCGCTCAGCGCGACGACTATCTCCCGGCGCACCTGCGAATTCTGCGGGAGATGTACGCCGTCTACCTTTCCGGCCAGGAGGAGACGGGTTACGGCGCCTACGTGTACGGCGACGTGAAATACCTCGACCTCGGCGCCTTCACGAGTCCGCGGCTGTGGCCGCTGCTCGACGAGGCCGCCGCGGCCGGGGTCCGGCTGGTGCACGGAAACCGGCGGCTCGGCGACATCGAACGGTACGGTTCCGTGGAGCTGTGCCTGGACGTGACCTCATCCGATGCCGATGCTGAAGGCGAAGGCGATATCGAAGCCGGTGCCGCGGAGCTCACCGTCGCTCCCCTGCTGTTCCTGACCGACGTCGACGCGGACCTCGGCGGGGACGTCGATGCGGATGCGGATGCGGCGTTCGCGGTGGCGACGATCGCGTTCATCGGCGATCACGGCGTCGTGGGTATCGACGGGGCGGAGATCGCGGCGTCGGATCGTCCTGAGGACTGGAACCTGCGACTCGTCCGGCTGAGCGTGCCGGCCTCCGCCGCGCTGATCCAGATGACGATGGAGACCGAGGTCCTGCGGATTCCGGCCGCTGAGCAGCCGCGATTCGTCGAAGAGTTCTACCCGCGGCTGCGCCGGGTGGCCCGGATCATCTCCAGTGACGGTTCGTTCGAGCCGCCGGTGATCACACCGCCGGAGCTGGTGCTGCGGGCGGATTTCGGCCCGAGCCATGCCGTCGAGATCGCCTGGGAATGGGCCTACACGGTCGGCGGCACCCGGCAGCGCACGCCGCTGGCCAGCGACAGCGCGGTGGCGGGCGGGTTCCGTGACGAGGTGGCCGAGGCCGAGATCCTCGCCGGGCTGCGGCTGCCACCGGGGTCCACCGCGCTGCTGGCGCCAGGCGGCGGTGGCTATATGCCCCGGTCGCCGGGCGACGAGTACGTCTCGGCCGATCCGGTACGCCTCGCCGGTGTCGAGACGATGCGGTTCGCCACCGGGCTGCTCCCGCAGCTGACCGGGGTCGACGGTCTCACCGTCGAGGTCGGTGGACGTCCCGCGGACTACCGCGAGGCCGGGGAGTTGCTGCGGATCGAGGTGTCGACGGACGACGTCCCGGGTGAGACGGACTGGTTCGATCTCGGTGTCGCCGTCACACTGGCCGGGCGCGAGATCCCGTTCGCGGCGCTGCTGGCGGCACTGAGCCGGCAGGAGTCCTACCTGCTGCTCGACGACGGGGCCTACCTCAGCCTGGACCGGCCGGACCTGCGGGCGCTGCGCACCCTGGTCGAGGAGGCGAAGGCGCTGCGGGACGCCCCGGGCGCCGGCTCCGGCTCGGACGGGGAGCTGCGCATCAGCCGCTTCCAGGCCGGGCTGTGGGAGGAGCTCACCGGCATCGGCGTGGTCGTACGCCAGGCGGAGGCGTGGCGCCGCCAGGTGTCGGGCCTGCTGGCCCTCGACGCCGCCGGCGCCAAGGAGCCGCCGGACACCCTCCAGGCCACGCTGCGGCCCTACCAGGCGGACGGGTTCCGCTGGCTGACCTTCCTGTGGGGATGCCAGCTCGGCGGCATCCTCGCCGACGACATGGGGCTCGGCAAGACGGTGCAGTCACTGGCGCTGATCTGCCACGCCCGCGAGACCGACCCGGGGCAGCCGCCGTTCCTCATCGTCGCGCCGACGAGCGTGGTGGCGAACTGGGCCGCGGAGGCCGCCCGGTTCGCGCCGTCGCTGCGGGTGGCCGCCATCACCGACACACTGCGCCGCCGCGGCGGATCCCTCCCCGAGATCATCGCGGGCGCCGATGTGGTCGTGACGTCCTACACGCTTTTCCGCCTCGACAACGAGGCGTATTCCGCCGTCTCCTGGGCCGGCCTGGTTCTCGACGAGGCGCAGACCGTCAAGAACCACCAGTCGAAGGCGTACCAGTGTGCCCGGCTGCTGCCCGCGCCGTTCAAGCTGGCGGTCACCGGAACGCCGCTGGAGAACAACGTGATGGAGCTGTGGTCACTGCTGTCGATCACCGCTCCGGGGCTTTTCCCGAACCGCGGCCGGTTCGACGCCTACTACGCCCGCCGGATCGAGAAGCAGGGTGACGCCGAGCGCCTGGCGCAGCTGCGGCGCCGGATCCGGCCGCTGATGCTGCGGCGCACCAAGGAACAGGTCGCGCCGGAGCTTCCCGCCAAACAGGAGCAGATCCTGGAGGTCGAGCTGCACACACGGCACCGGCGGATCTACCAGACCCACCTGCAGCGTGAACGGCAGAAGATCCTGGGCCTCATCGGCGATCTGAACCGCAACCGGTTCACCATCCTGCGGTCGCTCACGGCGCTGCGGCAGCTCAGCCTGCACGCCGGCCTCGTCGACGACGAGCACGACGACACGCCCAGCGCGAAGATCGACGTCCTGCTCGAGCAGCTGCGGGACGTCGCCGACGGCGGGCACCGGGCCCTCGTCTTCAGCCAGTTCACCCGGTTCCTCGGCCGGGTCCGGGAAACACTCACCGCCGCCGGCATCGAACACTGCTATCTCGACGGCTCGACCCGCGACCGCCCCGAGGTCCTGCGACGGTTCAAGGAAGGTTCCGCGCCGGTCTTCCTCATCAGTCTCAAGGCCGGCGGATCCGGACTGAACCTGACCGAGGCGGACTACTGCTTCCTGCTCGACCCCTGGTGGAACCCGGCGACCGAGGCGCAGGCGGTGGACCGTACACACCGCATCGGCCAGTCCCGCAATGTCATGGTGTACCGGCTCGTCGCCAGGGACACCATCGAGGAGAAGGTAATGGCCCTGAAGGCACGCAAGGCCGAGCTGTTCTCCGGCGTTATGGACAGTGGTGAGTTCGTCGACACGGCCCTGGACGCCGACGACATCCGCCAGCTGCTTTCCTGA